A single genomic interval of Mycobacterium sp. DL592 harbors:
- a CDS encoding RNA methyltransferase: MTDAGPTEWSTGAPGVGPWPTDPPDDPRYDPQLLRDGDARNVVDAYRYWTREAIIADIDRRRHRLHVAIENFGNDANIGAVVRTANAFAVDTVHIVGRRRWNRRGAMVTDRYQRLTHHDSTEALLGFAAESGLTVIAVDNVPGAVPLETTALPRDCLLVFGQEGPGISEAAHTGAALTVSIAQFGSTRSINAAVAAGIAMHAWIRQWADLSRAW; the protein is encoded by the coding sequence GTGACTGACGCCGGTCCCACCGAATGGAGCACCGGGGCGCCCGGAGTCGGGCCGTGGCCTACAGATCCGCCCGACGATCCGCGCTACGACCCACAGCTGCTACGCGACGGCGACGCGCGCAACGTCGTCGACGCCTACCGGTACTGGACTCGGGAAGCGATCATCGCCGATATCGACCGTCGCCGACACCGGCTACACGTGGCGATCGAGAACTTCGGCAATGACGCCAACATCGGCGCCGTCGTCCGCACCGCGAACGCGTTCGCCGTCGACACGGTGCACATCGTCGGGCGCAGGCGGTGGAATCGCCGCGGTGCCATGGTCACCGACCGCTACCAACGGCTGACCCACCACGACAGCACCGAGGCGCTGCTGGGTTTCGCCGCTGAATCCGGGTTGACGGTGATCGCCGTGGACAACGTCCCCGGCGCCGTACCGCTGGAAACGACTGCGCTGCCCCGAGATTGCCTGTTGGTGTTCGGACAGGAGGGTCCCGGGATCTCCGAGGCGGCCCACACCGGCGCCGCGCTGACGGTGTCGATCGCCCAGTTCGGCTCCACCCGCAGCATCAATGCCGCGGTGGCGGCGGGAATCGCCATGCACGCCTGGATCAGGCAGTGGGCCGACCTTTCCCGCGCCTGGTAG
- a CDS encoding triacylglycerol lipase has translation MTAESAAAHVLADIAKFPLRIGAHAARSGVETGLHLGANVVAAGVKVGEEVERPAVAAMRAAGIKADSVLTAGGTKVDYDFFAGVTPEIINPGGTLPGANEWDRPMSKTHPNPVVLMHGTAGGAQTNWGAYVPLLVEQGFSPFTMTFGAAKGAPWPLSALGGMAPIEDSAAEFGVFVDKVLKATGAKQVDVVGHSQGTIVPEYYAKFLGGAAKIRTYVSLAPLWQGTEVFTNKLIGTVEFHVALDAAHHVHFASAQQMIRGSEFIEKLNSHGGPYVPGIRYVNISTRYDEFVRPYTSGQVPGGPKDDVVNVVVQDTCSDDFSDHLAIAGSRRAATMVLNALDGSADPAHGPREVPCELVPPILG, from the coding sequence ATGACCGCAGAGTCCGCCGCCGCGCACGTGCTGGCCGATATCGCCAAGTTTCCGCTGCGGATCGGGGCTCACGCGGCCCGCAGTGGAGTCGAGACCGGACTACATCTCGGTGCAAATGTGGTGGCAGCCGGCGTGAAAGTCGGCGAAGAGGTCGAACGGCCCGCGGTGGCGGCGATGCGGGCCGCGGGTATCAAGGCCGACTCGGTGCTGACCGCGGGCGGCACAAAGGTGGACTACGACTTCTTCGCCGGGGTGACACCGGAGATCATCAACCCCGGTGGAACGCTGCCCGGCGCCAACGAGTGGGATCGTCCAATGTCAAAGACACATCCCAACCCGGTTGTACTCATGCACGGCACCGCCGGCGGCGCCCAGACCAACTGGGGTGCTTATGTTCCGTTGCTCGTCGAGCAGGGTTTCTCGCCGTTCACGATGACGTTCGGCGCGGCCAAGGGCGCACCTTGGCCGCTGTCGGCGCTGGGCGGGATGGCGCCCATCGAGGACTCGGCGGCTGAGTTCGGCGTGTTCGTCGACAAAGTGCTCAAGGCCACGGGCGCGAAACAGGTTGACGTCGTTGGCCATTCGCAGGGCACAATCGTTCCGGAGTACTACGCGAAATTCCTCGGTGGAGCCGCCAAGATCCGCACCTACGTCTCGCTGGCACCGCTATGGCAGGGCACCGAGGTGTTCACCAACAAGCTGATCGGGACGGTCGAGTTCCACGTCGCACTCGACGCCGCCCACCACGTGCATTTCGCCTCTGCGCAACAGATGATCCGCGGGTCGGAATTCATCGAGAAGCTCAATTCCCATGGCGGACCGTATGTTCCGGGTATCCGCTACGTCAACATATCCACCCGCTACGACGAGTTCGTCCGGCCCTACACCAGCGGCCAGGTTCCGGGCGGACCCAAGGACGACGTCGTCAACGTCGTAGTCCAGGACACCTGCTCCGACGACTTCAGCGACCACTTGGCCATTGCCGGCTCCCGCCGTGCGGCAACCATGGTGCTCAACGCCCTCGACGGCAGTGCCGATCCCGCGCACGGCCCGCGCGAGGTGCCGTGCGAACTGGTGCCCCCGATTCTGGGCTGA
- a CDS encoding XdhC/CoxI family protein, whose protein sequence is MQDVLAELVAIWRSGETAGLATVVRTFRSAPRQPGAAMVVAPDGSVAGSVSGGCVEGAVYESAVEVVETGVPRLQRYGVSDDDAFAVGLTCGGVLDVFVEPLSRNTFPHIDSVVDAINGHRPVAVATVISHDDAARIGRRLVIEPERVEGTLGSERADNAVTDDARGLLAAGRSEVLTYGPDGQRRGEGMEVFVASHAPRPRMLVFGAIDFAAAVAQQGSFLGYRVTVCDARPVFATSARFPTADEVVVDWPHRYLSEQADAGAVDARTVICVLTHDAKFDVPLLEVALRLDVGYIGAMGSRRTHDDRLARLRDAGLTDAELSRLASPIGLDLGARTPQETAVSIAAEIIARQWGGGGRPLSDIAGRIHHDDDTTDEETP, encoded by the coding sequence GTGCAGGACGTCCTCGCGGAACTCGTCGCGATCTGGCGGTCCGGCGAAACCGCCGGCCTGGCTACTGTCGTGCGCACTTTCCGTTCGGCGCCACGGCAGCCCGGTGCCGCGATGGTGGTGGCGCCCGACGGCTCGGTCGCCGGGTCGGTGTCCGGCGGCTGCGTGGAGGGTGCGGTCTACGAGAGCGCCGTGGAGGTCGTCGAGACCGGTGTGCCCCGACTGCAGCGCTATGGTGTCAGCGACGACGACGCCTTCGCCGTCGGACTCACCTGTGGCGGAGTTCTCGACGTGTTTGTGGAACCGTTGTCGCGCAATACTTTTCCCCACATCGACAGTGTCGTCGACGCGATCAACGGTCATCGCCCCGTCGCGGTCGCGACTGTGATCAGCCACGACGACGCCGCGCGGATCGGCCGGCGGCTGGTCATCGAGCCTGAGCGGGTCGAAGGGACGCTGGGATCGGAACGCGCCGACAACGCGGTCACCGACGACGCACGGGGGTTGCTGGCGGCCGGACGGAGCGAGGTGTTGACCTACGGCCCCGACGGGCAGCGCCGCGGCGAAGGGATGGAGGTGTTCGTTGCCAGCCACGCACCGCGCCCGCGGATGCTGGTCTTCGGCGCGATCGACTTCGCCGCCGCGGTGGCTCAACAGGGTTCGTTCCTCGGCTATCGGGTGACGGTGTGCGACGCGCGGCCGGTTTTCGCGACCAGTGCGCGATTCCCCACCGCCGACGAGGTAGTCGTGGACTGGCCGCACCGCTACCTGTCGGAGCAGGCCGACGCAGGGGCCGTCGATGCCCGCACGGTCATCTGCGTGCTCACCCACGACGCCAAGTTCGATGTCCCACTGCTGGAGGTGGCGCTGCGCCTCGACGTGGGCTACATCGGGGCGATGGGCTCGCGCCGCACCCACGACGACCGGCTGGCCCGGCTGCGTGACGCAGGCCTGACCGACGCCGAGCTGAGCCGGCTGGCGAGCCCGATCGGACTGGATCTGGGCGCGCGCACACCACAAGAGACCGCGGTGTCAATCGCCGCGGAGATCATCGCCCGGCAGTGGGGTGGCGGCGGGCGTCCACTGTCAGACATCGCAGGCCGGATTCACCATGACGACGACACCACCGATGAGGAGACCCCATGA
- a CDS encoding VTT domain-containing protein: MPDFLDPIKLIEQFGAWALVGILVVVFVESGVLFPVLPGDTLLFVAGMLAAGTAARGAAVDANFQLWQLLVFIPIAAILGGQAGYFIGRFLGTAMFKPNARILKQRYLDEAHLFFEQRGPFAIVLARFVPIVRTLAPITAGAAKMKYAIFTLYNVIGAIAWGVGLTLLGYGLGQFEIIQKLIEPIFILIAVASIAPMVWEWYRRRKAAGTETDPVTEP; this comes from the coding sequence ATGCCGGATTTTCTCGACCCGATCAAACTGATCGAGCAGTTCGGCGCCTGGGCTCTGGTCGGCATTCTCGTCGTCGTCTTCGTCGAGTCCGGGGTGCTGTTCCCGGTGCTGCCGGGCGACACCCTGCTCTTCGTGGCGGGCATGCTCGCCGCCGGAACCGCCGCGCGCGGCGCCGCGGTGGACGCCAACTTTCAGTTGTGGCAGCTGCTGGTGTTCATCCCGATCGCCGCCATTCTCGGCGGCCAGGCCGGCTATTTCATCGGCCGCTTCCTCGGCACGGCGATGTTCAAGCCGAACGCGCGGATTCTCAAACAGCGCTACCTCGACGAGGCCCACCTGTTCTTCGAGCAGCGCGGGCCGTTCGCGATCGTCCTCGCCCGATTCGTCCCGATCGTGCGCACCCTGGCCCCGATCACGGCGGGCGCGGCCAAGATGAAGTACGCCATCTTCACGCTCTACAACGTCATCGGCGCGATCGCGTGGGGTGTCGGCCTGACTCTGCTCGGCTATGGCCTCGGCCAGTTCGAGATCATCCAGAAACTGATCGAGCCGATCTTCATCCTGATCGCGGTCGCCTCGATCGCACCGATGGTGTGGGAGTGGTACCGGCGCCGCAAAGCGGCCGGCACGGAGACCGACCCGGTCACCGAGCCGTAA
- the fbaA gene encoding class II fructose-bisphosphate aldolase encodes MPIATPEVYAEMLARAKEHSFAFPAINCVGSESINAAIKGFADAGSDGIIQFSTGGAEFGSGLGVKDMVTGAVALAEFAHVIAAKYPITVALHTDHCPKDKLDTYVRPLLAISAERVAKGNDPLFQSHMWDGSAVPITENLSIAQELLKQAAAAKIILEVEIGVVGGEEDGVEAEINEKLYTSSEDFEATIDALGAGEHGKYLLAATFGNVHGVYKPGNVVLKPEVLAEGQRVASAKLGLPEGSKPFDFVFHGGSGSLKSEIEDALKYGVVKMNVDTDTQYAFTRPLAGHMFANYDGVLKVDGEVGNKKVYDPRSYLKKAEAGMSERVVEACNDLHSAGRSVSAG; translated from the coding sequence ATGCCCATCGCCACCCCCGAGGTCTACGCGGAGATGCTGGCCCGCGCCAAGGAGCACTCCTTTGCGTTCCCCGCCATCAACTGCGTGGGCTCGGAGAGCATCAACGCCGCCATCAAGGGCTTCGCCGACGCCGGCAGCGACGGGATCATCCAGTTCTCGACAGGTGGCGCGGAGTTCGGCTCCGGTCTGGGGGTCAAGGACATGGTCACCGGTGCGGTGGCACTGGCCGAGTTCGCGCATGTGATCGCGGCGAAGTACCCGATCACCGTCGCCCTGCACACCGACCACTGCCCGAAGGACAAGCTGGACACCTACGTGCGCCCACTGCTGGCCATCTCGGCCGAGCGGGTCGCCAAGGGCAATGATCCGCTGTTCCAGTCGCATATGTGGGATGGGTCGGCCGTCCCGATCACGGAGAACCTGTCGATTGCCCAGGAACTGCTGAAGCAGGCTGCGGCCGCCAAGATCATCCTCGAGGTGGAGATCGGCGTGGTCGGCGGTGAAGAGGACGGTGTGGAAGCCGAGATCAACGAGAAGCTCTACACCAGTTCTGAGGACTTCGAGGCGACGATCGACGCGCTCGGCGCAGGTGAGCACGGCAAGTACCTGCTGGCCGCGACGTTCGGCAACGTCCACGGCGTCTACAAGCCGGGCAATGTGGTGCTCAAGCCGGAGGTGCTCGCCGAGGGCCAGCGGGTGGCGTCGGCCAAGCTGGGCCTGCCGGAGGGTTCCAAGCCGTTCGACTTCGTCTTCCACGGCGGCTCGGGCTCGCTGAAGTCCGAGATCGAGGACGCCCTGAAGTACGGCGTGGTGAAGATGAACGTCGATACCGACACCCAGTACGCGTTCACCCGGCCGCTGGCCGGTCACATGTTCGCCAATTACGACGGGGTGCTCAAGGTCGACGGCGAGGTGGGCAACAAGAAGGTGTACGACCCGCGCAGCTACCTCAAGAAGGCAGAGGCGGGCATGTCCGAGCGGGTCGTCGAGGCCTGCAACGACCTGCACAGCGCCGGCCGTTCGGTCTCCGCGGGCTGA
- the nhaA gene encoding Na+/H+ antiporter NhaA: protein MDADGGRTHGVPVRASRVGRDPTAKRFGENAAAALLLTFTLVAVLWANSPWAHTYSEFWETSVGLSVGNMHAELTVKELVNDALMAFFFFIVGLEVKAQFTIGELTERSRAMVPVVAALAGLTLPALIFLLFNPSGDDARAWGVVISTDTAFLVGALAIIAPKYPARLRTFLLTLAVVDDVGALVAIALFYSEKIRVVPLLVAVVLLAGLIGVRYLPAAARGPGYSVLAVGLWLALFAGGVHPTLAGVAVALVIPVFTPERQRVEAAVEVIRAFRQSPNSQYARAATRSLRDSISINERLVTAFGPYVSFGVLPVFALANAGVHLDSSTIAEAVGSPLTWGVVVGLVAGKLIGITGATWLVQRSGFGRLAPGLSLRRVAGGAALSGIGFTIALFIVDIAIKDPRSQDLARVGVLVASVLAFTLGWAIFRLTDRLSPPVPVGLKLVRDVEPGRDHIRGRVDAPLTLVEYGDFECPFCSRATGSIDEVRAHFGDELRYVWRHLPLERVHPRSGDAARASEAAALQGKFFEMASTMFEFQDYLEWQHIYRYADQVGCDIAQFDDDVHSARVLHRVEDDAQDAEVMDLNGTPTFFVNGIRHKGPYDSASLIRALEATRAR from the coding sequence ATGGATGCTGATGGAGGCCGCACACACGGTGTCCCAGTGAGGGCATCACGAGTCGGTCGGGACCCGACCGCCAAACGCTTCGGCGAGAATGCCGCAGCCGCGCTACTGCTGACGTTCACCCTGGTGGCCGTGCTGTGGGCGAATTCGCCCTGGGCGCACACCTATTCAGAGTTCTGGGAGACTTCGGTAGGGCTCAGTGTCGGCAACATGCACGCCGAGCTGACCGTCAAGGAGCTGGTCAACGACGCCCTGATGGCGTTCTTCTTCTTCATCGTCGGCCTGGAGGTCAAGGCGCAGTTCACCATTGGTGAGCTCACCGAGCGTTCTCGCGCGATGGTTCCCGTGGTGGCCGCGCTCGCCGGGCTGACGTTGCCCGCGTTGATCTTCCTGCTGTTCAACCCGTCCGGAGACGACGCCCGCGCGTGGGGTGTGGTCATCTCGACCGACACCGCCTTCCTGGTCGGTGCGTTGGCGATCATCGCCCCGAAGTACCCGGCGCGATTGCGGACCTTCCTGCTGACGTTGGCGGTCGTCGACGATGTCGGCGCCCTGGTGGCGATCGCGCTGTTCTACTCCGAGAAGATCCGGGTGGTTCCCCTGCTGGTCGCCGTCGTGCTGCTGGCCGGCCTGATCGGTGTGCGGTATCTGCCCGCGGCGGCGCGCGGGCCGGGGTATTCCGTCCTGGCCGTCGGGCTGTGGCTGGCGTTGTTCGCCGGGGGAGTGCACCCGACGCTGGCGGGAGTTGCCGTCGCCCTTGTCATCCCGGTGTTCACGCCGGAGCGCCAGCGGGTCGAGGCGGCCGTCGAGGTGATCCGGGCGTTCCGGCAGTCGCCCAACTCGCAGTACGCCCGGGCCGCCACCCGCAGCCTGCGCGACTCCATCTCGATCAACGAGCGACTCGTGACCGCGTTCGGCCCCTACGTGTCGTTCGGGGTGCTGCCGGTCTTCGCGCTGGCCAACGCGGGAGTCCACCTGGATTCCTCGACCATCGCCGAAGCCGTGGGTTCCCCGTTGACCTGGGGTGTGGTCGTCGGCCTAGTGGCCGGCAAGCTGATCGGCATCACCGGCGCCACCTGGTTGGTCCAGCGCTCCGGATTCGGCCGGTTGGCGCCGGGGCTGAGCCTGCGGCGGGTCGCAGGCGGCGCCGCGCTCTCCGGTATCGGATTCACCATCGCGCTGTTCATCGTCGACATCGCCATCAAGGACCCGAGGTCGCAGGATCTGGCCCGGGTGGGCGTACTGGTCGCGTCGGTGTTGGCATTCACGTTGGGCTGGGCCATCTTCCGGCTCACCGACCGGCTGAGCCCCCCGGTCCCGGTGGGGCTCAAGCTGGTGCGCGACGTCGAGCCCGGGCGCGACCACATCCGCGGCCGCGTCGATGCTCCCCTGACGTTGGTCGAGTACGGCGACTTCGAATGCCCGTTCTGCAGCCGGGCGACCGGTTCGATCGACGAGGTCCGGGCGCACTTCGGCGACGAATTACGTTACGTATGGCGGCATTTGCCGTTGGAGAGGGTGCATCCGCGATCGGGGGATGCCGCACGCGCCAGCGAAGCGGCCGCGTTGCAGGGCAAGTTCTTCGAGATGGCCAGCACGATGTTCGAGTTCCAGGACTACCTGGAGTGGCAGCACATCTATCGCTACGCCGACCAGGTCGGCTGCGACATCGCACAGTTCGACGACGACGTGCACTCGGCCAGGGTGTTGCACCGCGTCGAGGACGACGCACAGGACGCCGAGGTGATGGACCTCAATGGGACGCCGACGTTCTTCGTCAACGGGATCCGGCACAAGGGTCCCTATGACTCGGCCAGTCTGATTCGCGCGCTGGAGGCCACCCGGGCCCGCTGA
- a CDS encoding LpqN/LpqT family lipoprotein: MKSIAAVTTMGLATVSVGLLLVGCSSATKTEKTETASTSATVVASSSAVPSSSAAPATGAAMTINEYITQNNIAETPIKPNQAGTPKFDFPFPPDWSLAGDKTPDWAYGAIIYDKPQDPNDPPYMYAIASKLTGNVDAAKILEYAPNQLKALPDYKPVTEPTKTSLSGFDAVQSAGTYTKDGQQRIAAQKTVVVPAKDGLFVLQLNGDAIDGQQGVIIDAANLIDEKTKITPPA; this comes from the coding sequence ATGAAGAGCATTGCGGCCGTGACGACCATGGGACTCGCAACCGTATCGGTAGGTCTCCTGCTGGTCGGTTGTTCGTCCGCCACTAAGACCGAGAAGACCGAGACGGCGTCGACCTCGGCCACTGTGGTCGCATCATCGAGCGCAGTCCCGAGCTCCAGTGCCGCGCCCGCCACCGGTGCCGCGATGACGATCAACGAGTACATCACCCAGAACAACATCGCTGAGACGCCGATAAAGCCCAACCAGGCCGGAACGCCGAAGTTCGATTTTCCGTTCCCCCCGGATTGGAGTCTCGCCGGTGACAAGACGCCGGACTGGGCGTACGGGGCGATCATCTACGACAAGCCGCAGGACCCGAACGATCCGCCGTACATGTATGCGATCGCCTCGAAGCTGACCGGAAACGTCGATGCCGCAAAGATTCTCGAGTACGCGCCGAACCAGTTGAAGGCTCTGCCGGACTACAAGCCGGTGACCGAGCCGACCAAGACCTCGCTGTCCGGATTCGACGCGGTTCAGTCGGCGGGCACCTACACCAAGGATGGTCAGCAGCGCATCGCCGCACAGAAGACGGTCGTGGTCCCCGCCAAGGACGGGTTGTTCGTCCTTCAACTCAATGGCGATGCCATCGACGGTCAGCAGGGCGTGATCATCGATGCTGCCAACCTGATCGACGAGAAGACCAAGATCACTCCGCCGGCGTGA
- a CDS encoding glycoside hydrolase family 76 protein: MDQLWANRAASAEAAIAKRHLKRLWQLPGTQLGVVGWPPTRRDSSYGTWHYWWQAHLLDCLVDAQVRDPQPQRLTSISRQIRGHRIRNNGRWTNSYYDDMAWLALALERAGRLAGVERERALKTLSEQFVKSWVPEDGGGIPWRKQDQFFNAPANGPAGIFLARFGDRLRRAQQMADWIDETLIDPETHLVFDGIKAGSLVRAQYTYCQGVVLGLETELAVRTSDARHPARVRRLVAAIDAHMAPGGVIKGAGGGDGGLFAGITARYLALTATDLPGDSAEDVAARDTARRIVLASAQAAWDNRQSVEGLPLFGAFWDQTAEVPAVGGKEAQFVEGAVNSSATPERDLSVQLSGWMLMEAAHTVSQ, from the coding sequence ATGGACCAGCTGTGGGCGAACCGGGCGGCTAGCGCCGAGGCCGCCATCGCGAAGCGACACCTCAAACGACTTTGGCAGCTGCCCGGCACCCAGCTCGGAGTGGTCGGTTGGCCGCCCACCCGCCGTGACTCGTCCTACGGGACATGGCACTACTGGTGGCAGGCACACCTGCTGGACTGCCTGGTCGACGCGCAGGTGCGCGATCCGCAGCCGCAGCGGCTGACCAGTATCTCCCGGCAGATCCGCGGGCACCGAATCCGCAACAACGGCCGCTGGACCAACAGTTACTACGACGACATGGCGTGGCTGGCGCTGGCATTGGAACGTGCCGGCCGGCTCGCCGGTGTCGAACGCGAGCGTGCTCTCAAGACCCTCTCCGAGCAGTTCGTGAAATCCTGGGTCCCCGAGGACGGCGGCGGAATCCCCTGGCGCAAGCAGGATCAGTTCTTCAACGCGCCCGCCAACGGCCCGGCCGGAATCTTCTTGGCCCGCTTCGGCGACCGGTTGCGTCGTGCTCAGCAGATGGCCGACTGGATCGACGAGACGCTGATCGATCCCGAGACCCATCTGGTGTTCGACGGCATCAAGGCGGGCTCGCTGGTGCGCGCCCAGTACACCTACTGCCAGGGCGTGGTGCTGGGCCTGGAAACCGAACTGGCGGTGCGAACCTCCGACGCGCGGCACCCGGCCCGGGTGCGGCGACTGGTCGCGGCGATCGACGCGCACATGGCCCCTGGCGGCGTGATCAAGGGGGCGGGCGGCGGCGACGGCGGCCTGTTCGCCGGGATCACCGCCCGCTATCTGGCGCTGACGGCGACCGACTTGCCGGGTGACTCCGCCGAGGACGTCGCTGCCCGCGACACCGCCCGCAGGATCGTGCTGGCGTCGGCGCAAGCGGCATGGGACAACCGCCAGAGCGTCGAGGGGTTGCCGCTCTTCGGTGCCTTCTGGGACCAGACCGCCGAGGTCCCCGCCGTCGGTGGCAAGGAGGCGCAGTTCGTCGAGGGCGCGGTGAACTCGTCGGCGACACCGGAGCGCGACCTGTCTGTGCAGCTGTCAGGATGGATGCTGATGGAGGCCGCACACACGGTGTCCCAGTGA
- a CDS encoding SRPBCC family protein: MKIANEFTVSVPIEQAWAVLSDMEQVVPLMPGAQLVGREGDDFIGKVKVKVGPVTSEFNGKAHFLERDEVAHRALIDGRGKEARGTGNAAAVVTLQLHEAGQSTRVSVDTDLKIVGKLAQFGSSMLQQVSEKLLGQFVDALEAKLGEGKAPADAVVEPVAATTPAAEPAPRPTPAAAPEPEPIDLLELAGGTAATKYAVAGLAALALLILVVVLGRRRTA, translated from the coding sequence ATGAAGATCGCCAACGAATTCACCGTCAGCGTTCCGATCGAGCAGGCCTGGGCCGTGCTCAGCGATATGGAGCAGGTTGTCCCGTTGATGCCTGGCGCGCAGTTGGTGGGCCGCGAGGGTGACGACTTCATCGGCAAGGTGAAGGTCAAAGTGGGTCCGGTCACCAGTGAGTTCAACGGCAAGGCGCACTTCCTGGAACGCGACGAGGTCGCACACCGCGCGCTGATCGACGGACGCGGCAAGGAGGCGCGTGGGACCGGCAATGCCGCGGCGGTCGTCACCCTTCAGCTGCACGAGGCGGGTCAGAGCACCCGTGTCAGTGTCGACACCGACCTCAAGATCGTCGGGAAGCTCGCTCAGTTCGGCAGCAGCATGCTCCAACAGGTTTCGGAGAAACTGCTCGGACAGTTCGTCGACGCGCTGGAGGCCAAGCTCGGTGAAGGTAAGGCGCCGGCCGACGCGGTCGTGGAGCCCGTCGCCGCGACCACCCCGGCGGCCGAGCCGGCCCCGCGTCCGACGCCGGCCGCTGCCCCCGAACCGGAGCCCATCGACCTGCTGGAGTTGGCAGGGGGTACTGCCGCGACGAAGTACGCCGTGGCAGGCCTCGCCGCGCTCGCCCTACTCATCCTCGTTGTGGTCTTGGGCCGGCGACGCACCGCATAG